The following coding sequences are from one Rutidosis leptorrhynchoides isolate AG116_Rl617_1_P2 chromosome 11, CSIRO_AGI_Rlap_v1, whole genome shotgun sequence window:
- the LOC139876089 gene encoding gibberellin 3-beta-dioxygenase 1-like encodes MTTLSEAFRDYAKFENTPLDFNTMHEVPETHQWPIQLDQPLQMIQDTHTLIPVVDLSDPNAMDVIKQACETLGMFQVLNHGIPFEMVKKVESEARRLFGLSMDEKRKILRSANGVTGYGLFPISSYFDKSMWHEGFTIMDSSVDDDAKVLWPNDYHQFCDTMHAYQSEVKSLAHKLIVIILQSINATQEEINWATSSQQGALLLNSYPPCPKPNSTLGLAPHTDSLLLTILHLGGVHGLEVFVQGLGWHQIQPVEGALLVNLGDLMHIFSNAKFVSPLHRVKVNQLKQRISFVYFQGPPVDSVVAPSSAFLNPCFEPMRVKEYLSLKSKNFHDAFSMIRK; translated from the exons ATGACTACTCTCTCAGAAGCCTTTCGCGATTATGCTAAATTTGAAAACACTCCTCTTGATTTTAACACAATGCATGAGGTTCCAGAAACTCATCAATGGCCCATTCAACTAGACCAGCCTCTTCAAATGATTCAAGATACACATACACTAATACCGGTTGTCGATCTAAGTGATCCCAATGCAATGGATGTTATAAAACAAGCGTGCGAAACTTTGGGTATGTTTCAAGTCCTTAACCATGGTATACCATTTGAAATGGTTAAAAAGGTTGAGTCCGAGGCACGAAGGCTTTTTGGTCTCTCGATGGACGAAAAGCGCAAGATCTTGAGATCTGCTAATGGAGTCACTGGTTATGGTTTGTTTCCTATATCGTCGTACTTTGATAAGTCAATGTGGCATGAAGGGTTCACTATCATGGATTCTTCGGTTGATGATGATGCTAAAGTTCTTTGGCCAAATGATTATCATCAATTTTG TGACACAATGCATGCTTATCAAAGTGAAGTGAAATCACTAGCTCACAAACTCATAGTTATTATACTTCAATCAATAAATGCAACACAAGAGGAAATAAATTGGGCTACTTCATCTCAACAAGGTGCACTTCTACTTAACTCCTACCCGCCTTGTCCTAAACCGAACTCTACGCTTGGTCTTGCACCACACACAGACTCGCTCCTCCTAACCATATTGCACCTAGGTGGCGTGCATGGGTTAGAGGTATTTGTTCAAGGGTTAGGGTGGCATCAAATACAACCTGTTGAGGGTGCATTGTTAGTGAATCTTGGAGACCTCATGCACATTTTTTCGAATGCAAAATTTGTATCACCTTTGCATCGAGTTAAGGTTAATCAGTTAAAGCAACGGATCTCATTTGTTTACTTTCAAGGACCTCCAGTTGACTCTGTGGTGGCTCCTTCGTCTGCATTTCTGAACCCTTGTTTCGAACCAATGCGTGTGAAGGAGTATTTAAGCTTAAAATCGAAGAACTTTCATGATGCTTTTTCTATGATAAGGAAATAA